CACAGTAGTCTTACCTTTTGTGATCGGACAGGTCAATGTTGGTGCCAAATTTTATTATCTTCCCCACAGGTTTCTGCTCTAAACTGTAAAGATAAATTCAACCATTTTAAGTAACAACATCTTAAAGAGGTGTTTTATACAtacttctatttaaaacaaaaaaaaagggcAAATAAAAGAAGCAGATATTTGGACAAAATCAAGAATTAGGTACTGTGCTAACTTGCAAAGAATTACCTGGAGCTGAGAGCTGAGGAGACACTGGTTGTATTCTCAGAGATAGGGGCTGatttctcctcctcctcatcatcaTCGTTATCACTGCCCTTCTCTTCCTTTAAAGGCAGACAATGGTATAGGTGCATGTTCAGCGCATGATTTATATGATTCAAGTGGAAATTTATGCAAAATGACTAACAAATTCTCTGGAAACTAACAAACACTTGTGTCCTAATTTTTGTGTTGGTTGTATGTTTGTGTTCATACCTGTAAGCTCTCTTGGAAGCTGGAGGCCTGGTACTGGGCATACTTGGCAATTGTTGTATGCGACCTGCTGCTCTCGCAGGGCCAGGCCTGGCCAGTGCCGCTAGGATCCCAGTTCTCATCAGCTGGCTGCTGGACCTGGGTCCGGACCTCTACTGCATGCTCCGCATTTGCCTCCACCAAAGATTTTGTGGAAAACAGACCAAGATCTATGAAGAGgaagaaatgaaaaatgaacTTGGTTTCCATAACCGCAACcattaaagttacaaaatgtATGACTTGagtatctgtccatccatccatctataaTACACTGTGCATATACGTACTTAATCTGAGGGAGCCAGCTAGTCCCCGGATGACAGTAATGGGGTTCTTAGAATCCGTGCAGAACTGTAGCAGGACCGGAGAGAATGCATCTCTTTTACTTTCCAACTGCAGAGAAACaccagcaacaacaacaacaacatggaaTCATTAAGACAAACCTTTATTACTTGCGCAGAGGTTATTGTGCATGTAATACACAAAAAGACCACAAGGGGGCAGGAGATGCTGACAATGCTACTGCAGTGCTTACATAGATGCTAGGTGTGGGGGGGTTGAGTTTCTCTGGAGGGATGGGCGGTTCTGTGGTCAAAACTGGTTTAACAGAGAGTGCAGGTAGGAGGTACGATTCCTTAAATTTCCCCTTCATGCGAGCCCCCCTGAAACAAcaagacatgaaatattagaAATGGCCTTTCACGGTCCAAATCACATCAAGCCCAGAAATAATCTGTTTTAAAGATTTCCTGCACCCAAATATTGCTTACTTGCAGGCTCTGATGATTTCACTAGCTGTGTTCTTTATGGTGATTTCCTCCAGAGGAATCCTCCTCTCCTCTACCTCTGAAGCAATAAATGTCTCCCTGTCCCCACTCTCCACCTTTATGAGGCGTATCTTCAGTTCTTTGGGTGGCCCATCTGTCAGTGCTTTCAGTTTCTGAAAGTCATCAGAACATAATGCAGAAGAAGCTGATGGGAGATCAGATGAACGTCCAGAGCTGGTGCCCTTGTCTTTACTCCGTGCCCACTCTTCTCCTTCACTCTGGGGTCGGCTACATTCCTCCTTCCTTCTCTTCTTGTCTCCGTCACGGTCTTGTTCCTTCTCCCTAAACTCCTTACTCTGAAGGTCCAGGTTACCCAGTACCTGCCTGCTCTTTTTTTCCTTGTGTGACTTTCCGTCCCTGTGCCGTCGACTGGAGCTGGAAGATGAGGATGAGGAAAGAGACGCATCATCGTGTCTTTCTCTgtgctttttctttctctctttcctgTCCTCATGCTTTTTGCTACTGctactgtgtttgtgtttcctcTCTCGTTCTCGGTCTCTGTGTCGGTCCTTTTCTTTATCAGGTTTGCATGTCTCCTGTGACTCTGCCTTTGAGCTCTGCCTTTGAGGGAGTATGTGTTTGTTCAACTCATAGCTATGACCAAGCTCCGCTAGTGAAGACTCCGAGATGGTGGTCAGTATTGGTCGTTTTTTCAACAAGTCTTTCAGAGTTCCAGAATCCTTCTCTCCTGTGGATTCCTCTGAAAAATCTTCCTCATCATCATTGCACAAAAGATCTGACTGTCTTATCGTATCCCCTCTCATCCTCTCTGATGCCCAATCTGTAGGTGAGAGGGGACGGGGCTGTCCTGAGTTGCTAATGGCAGGGGTTTGCGTTGGACTGCTAAAACCTGGGTGATTAGATGAACCGGATGTGGGAGAAGTGCTTTGTTGTTGTCTGCAAATGTCAGGCTCCagagaaaaaaatgaagagTACTTCACTCCCGTTAGAGCAGAGGGAGGAGGACGACCAAAGGGTCCACCTCGATAGGTGTACTTCTGGCTCTCATGTGCAGATGTATGGTTTTTAAACATGCCTGTGTGATGGAGGTGTGGCCGCTGTGGCGGTGGCGAACAGGATGGAGTTTCATCTTCATCCCGATCTACTTCTTCATCATCCTCACACTCACTTTTCTCTACCTCTGGAAAGCCATACAGCTTGGCCAAGTCACTATGGCGATAGTTGGTTCCTGTTGTGGCAAGATTGCTTTCTTGAGACTGCATGCTAATGGAATTGGCAGGCTTGGGAATGACCTTAAGaacctcctcttcttcctcaaGTGAAGAAGTACGACTACAAGGAGATGCCAGTGAACCCTGCCGACTTAACACAGGTGGGCTTGCATGGCCATCTGGCTGATAATCCTCAGTTGGAGATTGCTTTAGGGCAGGCATGAGGTCTGGTGCACACAAATAACTCTTCATAGGTGCCACATTTGTAGAAAATGGAGGTTTCGGTACTGCCTGTTCTCCGCTCTGGCCAGAATACAACTCCTCCTCTTTCTTGATGGACTCATCCAGCATCTTCATAATGTTAGCCAATCCATCAGGCAAGAGCTCAGAAGTTTCCTCCTCAAACTGGGCACCATCAGAGTCACCACTGCAACTTCTAGCACTGCTACCCAAACTACCAAGTCCTGTATTGGGCATATGTTTTTGAAGGCTGCTTGTAGTCGTGCTAATAGGTATGCATGAAGAGCGAACATCCATGGGGAAAGCCTGGTAAAGTTTGGGTGGCTCTCGCAGGGGTGGAGGGTTGGGAATTGCATTTATAATCTCAGCATTACGAGAGGTTTTCAACATGGTGACATCTTTGGATGGGTTAGGTTTCAATTGCATGGTATGGCTGTGGTTGTTGGAGGGGCTGATGAGACCTGACTCTGAGGGGTATGTGGGATTCCCGGTGGAATTCTGAGACGGTGCTCCACTCTTCCATTTCTCTCTCTGCCTTTGCTTCTCACGGGCATATTCTGTCTGTGGGGTGAGGGGAGGTGGTTGTGGGGGCACTCCTCCTCGACTCAACCAGGTATAAGGTGGTGAATTCTGGCTAGGAGGTGAGATGGAGGAGAGTGCATTGGCTGGAGACGAACGCAGAGGTGGAGGCTCAGCTGCACTACCTGACAGCAAACGTTCCAGACTCTTGATGGCAGACTCACCGTGTGGCTTTGTCTCCATTTCTTGTCGTTCTACATTCCGTTTTCTCTCTTCCTTCTGgtctctccttctctcttctGCTTGCATGTGGCCTTGCAGCTCTGCATCAAGTTTATTCAAAGCATCAACAATGGACTGAGAGCTTGGGGCAGCAGGCTGCAAACAGGACCTTGGGTATATTGGGGCTGGAACAGTAGTAGTTGCCTGAGAAATTGAGGAGGAAGCTTGGATAGGTGCCGAGTTGTATGAATTACTAGAAATTGTCTTGAGGGCTGAGCTGACCTTTATGTGTTCTGGAGGTTGAGGGCAATGTAAAGGTGAACTGACTTGAGGGAGAGTGTTGAAGAAGTGTTGAGAAGTCTTGCTGGTGATGACGCTCTCCCCTGATCTCTGAAGACCTGAGTTTAGGGTGGAGGGAGAAGAGGACACTGGGGTGTAGTTAGGTCTGCCTTGTCCTGTGTGGGGTAGAGTGGACTGAATCTGAGATTGTGCCCCTCTATGTGGGTTTGCAAGGGTTTCAACACCAGAGTGGACACCCTGATACCCTGGATGTGTTACATTTTGACCAATCATGGATACATGGTTTGGGTTTGAGATTAACACTGAGGAATCCGTTGCTCTCCAGCTGCTCAGGGTACTGGGAATGGAGGAGGCAGTAGAGGGTGCGGAGTTTGTGGCAGGGATGCTTCCAACATTGGTGTATAGTTCCAGAGAGCAAGGTGGACGAGGAGTTTCTAGGTTTGGGGTAATGACAGGTTTTCGAGGAGGGGCCTGAGGAGGGCTCACACGCTGGGGGGTCCCTGGACCCTGGTTGCCCCGAGCAAGCCTATTCGGTGCCTGAGAAAGGCGTGCGGCAACCTGAGAATCCCCTCTTGCTGAAAAGTCACGTGATTCCTAAAGGGAAATGAATATTAGTCAACAAATCATAGGACACAAAATTGTAACTACTGATAACATTTATAGTTTACAGCACATGATGTGTAGCACACTATTTACTAATATTAAACAGCCAGCAATTTTAAGTCTTAAGCAGGTAGGTCTTTTTGTGCATCAGAGAGGTTTTGTTTAATGCAAAACTCTGTGTGAGTTACCTGGTTCCTCCAGGGTTTATGGGAGTTGTGCTGAGGTACTGTGGCCTGGGCCTGGTTTCTGGCTGGTGGGCTGGAATGGACCAGCCCTGGGTGAGGCTGGAATTGGGGGTGACTGTAAGGCACAGAGGTGTGGTTTGCTGGTGAGGGTGCAGGGCGCTCCCCACCTGCCCGTGGTGATGATGAGGATGTAGGTGGTGGTGGAGTCTGTTTATTCAAAGAACTCAATGCAGAATCATGTCCTCTTTGTGAAGTAGTACCATGTGGTTCCACTTGGGTCTGGGCTGAAGGTCTGCTGTTGGGGTAGGAGTATGTAGAATGGTGGATGTGATGGTTCTGTGAAGGTGGTCCCAGAGACTGTGGCGACTGAGCAGTCTTGAGGGACTGTGGTGGAGGACCCCTGCTTTCTTCGTAGCCTCTTGTGTTAGGAATGGTGGATGAAGACGTGGTTGATGGATTCAAGGGAGGCAGTTTATAGGGGTAGCTTCCAATTCCTGACTTAGCTGAATCCTGTAAATAGAGAATAGGAATTGGCCAAGTAAGCCAAGTACATCTAATGTAAAACAAAAGGGAAGACTCAACATCACACAATAAAAGTCATCGGACTGCTGTTCTTTACACGACTGTCTATCTATCTTCTCTGATCTCAGTTACAGTCAAACCACATTTCACGCTACAGTAGAGCTGCATGATTAATCGTTAAAAGATCGCAatctcgattcaaacacccacacgatctcatttttaaatgacaacgatTCGCCCGTGTCTTAAACCTTTGAAAAAATCATACAACATTCAAATCGGCGTTCGCGCTGCCACTGACACGAGCAGACATTTAACATGTTTGGGtaagaaacagcttcacaaacagtcttttcaactgcacagtattatttctgtcttaTAGTCATTCATATTATCACAGAAATACTGGGATGAAAGTTTGCAgttcatatataaacattagcatttacatgcaccctcttaatgcgatgaGATTTTGGAAATATTGCGATTTAAACttctcatgtaaacgcaatacttcgatttaaaataatgcgattaagctcataatcggagcaagcataatcgtattaacatagttAATAGTTGTACACCAATTTTAATCGAAATGTACAGGCATGTAAACCTTAATCAGAGTAGCCTATTGCtactctgaccaaagtgcgctcGTGACATGAATGACGCgacacctgtaataatacgcagattagaaacgatggaggggaagaaagcgTCGCATTTCTCGGGAAAACGCAACTCGCTGCCaccagtctctgttccttaccctcatccagaaacggcgagcagaacgcgacggcagcgtaaGCAAACAAATTGCCGTCACATTTCTATGGCGCCAAAGCATGGAATACAACCATACCAAAGTGTGTTGCATTAgacttaaataaattaaaacagcggccagtaacacacctgctctttctgagtccatcatttgtgctgtgcagTGGGGTACGTGaggcagtttaaaaaaaaaaaaaaaaaaaagtacaactcgcgaataagaataatggaaactgcatgtaaacgggagtgaagagctttgctcttgacatgcaaacatcataatgcgattaagtccttacattattcgtgcgcatgtaaacgtagtcattgATGTCTATGGTAGCGATCAAAATAGAGTTAATCCCCTTTTGAAAGTAACTGGCACTTCAAATAATGTGTCGATTGCATTGTTTTGCCACCTAGTGACTGTTTGaagagatttgttcaaaaacgctgattaatccattaataaataaaacaagtgaagtatttatcaatgaatcattcattcaaaccattttttctaaattttaatattaaaaattggtgtatttaatatatgttgAAGATGTCGTGATCTCAattcaagacaaaaaaaatcgtgattctcaatttatccagaatcgtgcagctctacgCTACAGGACTTGGATTACCGACAGGTCTAGATATTTAACCCGCCAAATTAATTTACACCTGATTTCTGGCTTTTGTCACAATCTTTTGTCACAAAGGTTAAAAGTGAAAGCTGATAAAGTGGCAGTGACAGATTATGCCATATATTAAATTGTCAgacagaaaacaagaaaatattattgaatattAACATTCAGTTCAGCAATGACTGACCTGGAAATCAATGGGTCCGCTTTTGTGTTCATTCGGGTTCCATGGAGCTCCACCTTTGTGCAATGGGTTCCAAAAGCCAGGTTTGGGTGGGGGGTAATTGGAGGATGGCTGCTGATTCAAATGTGCAGGTGGCCCGGATATGCGCTGCAGGGCGGAATGAGGCGTCTGTCATAAGAAACAGTAAAGAAAGAGGGCATGGTTAAGGCACGTTTTAGGACAAAAAAATGCAGAGGTAAGCATATCAAAAGATGTGCTCTCGACTAACCTGTTCACACCCAGAGCTCTTCTTTCTCTTGTTCGGACTGGGGCAGTCCTCCATGGGTCGTAGCAGAGATGGAGCAGGGGTATGCTGAATGACAGAGTGCTCTCCAAGAGGGGGCCCAGGCCGTTTTAACTGTCCAGAATGAGAATGATGTCCCCTGGGTTGCTGCTGAGTCTGAGGTTGAGTCCACATATCAGGTAATGGAGGCATGGGCCGCGAGCCATGGGCTGAGAGCTGAGGAAGAGGAGCACCGTACTTGTGGATaaaggaaaagaaagagaagttGTCAAAATTACTCTCAACCACAGAACGTAGTTAAGCGCGCTATACattcaattaaatttaaaaaaaaaaattgtacggCAACTTTAGTGTAATATAAAGCTAGTCCTTCATAacttatacatttaaaaatactgatTTATACAGGAAtactattcatttttatataacaaGAGAGCATCTAAAAGGCAAAGTAATGAAATATAAGCTCAATAATCACCTTCAGTAGCTGATTGGCTCGAGCTGTGAGGTGTGCCGGAGGTCCTGCATTGTAGCCATTGTGCAGTCGGTTGTGGTTATCACCAGGCAATGGCTCATATCCCTGGCCAGTTCTGGTTGGTTCCCAAGGCCTGGGAGGAGCAGGGGGTATCCTTTGTAATCCTGGCAACAAAGCCTGAGCCAGGTCTTGCTTATCTCCTCGATGTAAGGGACTGGAAATACAAAGACACATTAACAAACTTTTGCCAGAAGTGtttgtaaaacaacaacaaacttaTTTAAACTCACCCATTGTTTAAGAATTTGCTAGGATGATTTAGCCCAGTCATGTGACTAGGTGGCATATGGGGGAGGAACTGGTGCTGATTGACACCTTGTATGCACCTAtcgagagagaaaaaagaacaaGGTTTTGCTTTGATTATTTGCTAACTTATTTGACTCAGTTAGCATAACTTTATCAGCGAAGTCACTAAAAGCATGATGCGGCCCTGATCATGAGGTATATTACCTGGAGGGAGGTGGCCAGGCGCGGCTGCCCACGGGAGCCCATGGTCCCCGGTTGAGTCCGTCCAGAGGAAAAGGGTCCCGTGTGCTGCACCCGGTGAACTGTTCTGCTGTGTGATGCATCCAGCCTAGACAATAAACGAAGACAATTTAGTTTCCTACATGTCTTTATTATTTTAGCCAATACATCTATCACTGccgggaaaaaaacaaacaaattcttGCATTCTTTCCAACATGTAGCGAAGTGGTTGTGACATTGAACTATTCAACTACTAAACCATTATGCTGCCTTCAATATATTGGCTTAAGTCAGATGGCAGAGCAGACACTCTTCATTTATTAGGCACACTTCAGTGTATCAGTGTTACTTTAGCATTATTTATGAACTTTtagtttataatattttattttttataatattttaaattagctattatttttatattttcattttagtagaagttttagtaattttgttgtgctttttaagCCTTTCATctaaaattgacattttatttgacttcaGCTTTATTAACGAAAACATTTTTCAATAGTTACAACACTGATGtgtacaaaataatgttatatgtGCTAACAAGCACCAAATATTCTGATATAGATTATTTTTCAGTGCTACACTCTACCAAGAGAATAGAACACATGGTTACTCACCACACTAGCTGTGAGTGTGAAGCCCTCCACTGCAAAACAGAGAGGGCCACTCACCAACAAGAAGGAGAAGCTGTTTACTGCTACTCCTGCCAActggaaagagaaagaaaagagaagagATGGGACATAAGGGGGTGAGGCACAAATAACTGCCAAATCCATTAAACACAGGGGGAAAACACATCCTTTGTAGTCTGTATGAGTGTTTGGCCTGAAGGCAGCTAATAACAAAGGAACCTTCCAGAACTTCAGTGCCACTCTCTGCCTCTAGGGGGCAGTGCTCTTCTGTATTCTAATAGGAGGAAAGGGTGCACAGATGGGCTTGTGGGAG
The sequence above is a segment of the Onychostoma macrolepis isolate SWU-2019 chromosome 07, ASM1243209v1, whole genome shotgun sequence genome. Coding sequences within it:
- the kdm6ba gene encoding lysine-specific demethylase 6B, producing MHHTAEQFTGCSTRDPFPLDGLNRGPWAPVGSRAWPPPSRCIQGVNQHQFLPHMPPSHMTGLNHPSKFLNNGPLHRGDKQDLAQALLPGLQRIPPAPPRPWEPTRTGQGYEPLPGDNHNRLHNGYNAGPPAHLTARANQLLKYGAPLPQLSAHGSRPMPPLPDMWTQPQTQQQPRGHHSHSGQLKRPGPPLGEHSVIQHTPAPSLLRPMEDCPSPNKRKKSSGCEQTPHSALQRISGPPAHLNQQPSSNYPPPKPGFWNPLHKGGAPWNPNEHKSGPIDFQDSAKSGIGSYPYKLPPLNPSTTSSSTIPNTRGYEESRGPPPQSLKTAQSPQSLGPPSQNHHIHHSTYSYPNSRPSAQTQVEPHGTTSQRGHDSALSSLNKQTPPPPTSSSSPRAGGERPAPSPANHTSVPYSHPQFQPHPGLVHSSPPARNQAQATVPQHNSHKPWRNQESRDFSARGDSQVAARLSQAPNRLARGNQGPGTPQRVSPPQAPPRKPVITPNLETPRPPCSLELYTNVGSIPATNSAPSTASSIPSTLSSWRATDSSVLISNPNHVSMIGQNVTHPGYQGVHSGVETLANPHRGAQSQIQSTLPHTGQGRPNYTPVSSSPSTLNSGLQRSGESVITSKTSQHFFNTLPQVSSPLHCPQPPEHIKVSSALKTISSNSYNSAPIQASSSISQATTTVPAPIYPRSCLQPAAPSSQSIVDALNKLDAELQGHMQAEERRRDQKEERKRNVERQEMETKPHGESAIKSLERLLSGSAAEPPPLRSSPANALSSISPPSQNSPPYTWLSRGGVPPQPPPLTPQTEYAREKQRQREKWKSGAPSQNSTGNPTYPSESGLISPSNNHSHTMQLKPNPSKDVTMLKTSRNAEIINAIPNPPPLREPPKLYQAFPMDVRSSCIPISTTTSSLQKHMPNTGLGSLGSSARSCSGDSDGAQFEEETSELLPDGLANIMKMLDESIKKEEELYSGQSGEQAVPKPPFSTNVAPMKSYLCAPDLMPALKQSPTEDYQPDGHASPPVLSRQGSLASPCSRTSSLEEEEEVLKVIPKPANSISMQSQESNLATTGTNYRHSDLAKLYGFPEVEKSECEDDEEVDRDEDETPSCSPPPQRPHLHHTGMFKNHTSAHESQKYTYRGGPFGRPPPSALTGVKYSSFFSLEPDICRQQQSTSPTSGSSNHPGFSSPTQTPAISNSGQPRPLSPTDWASERMRGDTIRQSDLLCNDDEEDFSEESTGEKDSGTLKDLLKKRPILTTISESSLAELGHSYELNKHILPQRQSSKAESQETCKPDKEKDRHRDRERERKHKHSSSSKKHEDRKERKKKHRERHDDASLSSSSSSSSSRRHRDGKSHKEKKSRQVLGNLDLQSKEFREKEQDRDGDKKRRKEECSRPQSEGEEWARSKDKGTSSGRSSDLPSASSALCSDDFQKLKALTDGPPKELKIRLIKVESGDRETFIASEVEERRIPLEEITIKNTASEIIRACKGARMKGKFKESYLLPALSVKPVLTTEPPIPPEKLNPPTPSIYLESKRDAFSPVLLQFCTDSKNPITVIRGLAGSLRLNLGLFSTKSLVEANAEHAVEVRTQVQQPADENWDPSGTGQAWPCESSRSHTTIAKYAQYQASSFQESLQEEKGSDNDDDEEEEKSAPISENTTSVSSALSSSLEQKPVGKIIKFGTNIDLSDHKRWKPQLQELQKLPAFMRVSSSGNMLSHVGHTILGMNTVQLYMKVPGCRTPGHQENNNFCSVNINIGPGDCEWFAVHDNYWEAISDFCEKHGVDYLTGSWWPVLDDLYRANIPVYRFIQRPGDLVWINAGTVHWVQAVGWCNNIAWNVGPVNSYQYQLALERFEWNEVKKVKSIVPMIHVSWNVARNVKVTDPDTYKMIKHCLLQSIKHIQILRDQLVAGGSKISYQSRVKDEPAYYCNECDVEVFNLLFVTSETGSRKMYVVHCEDCARQRNPNLSNVVVLEQYRMEDLMSVYDSFSLATSSSSR